DNA from Musa acuminata AAA Group cultivar baxijiao chromosome BXJ1-5, Cavendish_Baxijiao_AAA, whole genome shotgun sequence:
GCCACTCCTATCTTCACGGAGAACTTAGAAGCATCACTTTATTCTGCATGTGTAATAATGATTACAATGGTAGGAGATAACTATATAAAATAACTATCCATATTGTCATCCATTACTTCAATCTTTTTCATACTagcataaattattattttaccaATAATGATATACATAAATTCACACACCTCTCGTACTCAACACTCGCGTCAATAGTAAATCGACTTTCATATCTATATCATATCAGTACTACATTGATGATTACTCAGCATCACGATCGAAATATATTTTCTTATAAATGAATAGTGCTTTTTAATTCTTTTtactaaataattatatattctaATCTTCACAAAACTTaagtgttagaagattggatacaACCTAGCATAAGTTTTGCAACTCGGGCATACTATTTAGAATACCCTCCTTTTCGTGATTCGAGCATGCTAAGCACGAGAAGATTTACCTTTcatccataaaaaaaattatgaaaactaGGTAATTTTATTAGATATATTGAGCTTTTTGTAATTTGGTATATGATCGATTTCTTATTGTTACCATGTGTTTGTGAAATGCCTTTGGAGAAAGATGTTAATTAATTTAACTAGTAAAGACTTTGACAAAAAGATTTAACTTGAATCTCGACTTAaattctttgaaaaaaaaaaaaaaaagtaactctCAAAGATATATAACATGTCTCAGATCTAACCATAATTACAATCCTTCATCCTTAGGCTGGCTATAAAGTTATTATTGTTCTTGTGGATTTCTGGTAATCTGCAGTACAATACACATCCTTTTCCTGATTAGGGCATCTGCATCTTGctgtcttctttctttcttagCTTATTTGCTGTAGATGCATAGATGCAGAAATTTCAATGACAAGCAACCAAAAAAGGTTCCTTCAATCTAATGATTGATAGAAATGGGAGAAAGGAGATTTATTGCTTTTAAGTTTGTTCATAACTGTTACTTTCATTCTTTGAGTACTTTTTGTAGGAGAAGAAAGAATAAAGCTACCATTGTTGGAAATAAAATGCAGAACAACAATTTAAAAGAATAACTTTGATGCTGATAAAGATATAAATATCATTGCCAGCATCAAAGTGGCTTTTTAATTCACCATCCTCATTCATGGTATTAATGTCCAAGCTCTATCATAAACTGCTATTTCTGCTGATAAAGGATCAGAAAGCATGCTGGATTTACTCATATCCAAGTAGATGATTAATTGCATTAGAGACATACAAAGATCTTACACTTATCTCTTTGGTAAATTCATTTTTAGCCATACTTATAGGAAAGTAAATAGGTTTTTTTGCTAAGACTTCAAAGTCCACCTTTCTATGGAAAGAAAACTTCCATTCTGACTTATGTAAGCTTCTATCCTCTTTTCTATACTTGTAATGAATtgagtaaataattttttttctttttaggaaaaaaaaaatcaatgatattagTGGTGCACCCTTTCCCTGTCGATTCAATTGTGCCTTGATCTCAGGGGTGTTACTAATATGGTTCTCCATAGGAAGCAGGAGCAGGATTCAATTGTGCCTGTGAACCAAATCTGGGAACTGACAGTATCTCAAATGAGGTTGTGAATGAATCCCACTGTTGTGATAAGCATTTGTTGTGAATGAATCACATTAAAGACTCCATCACAATGAGGTTGCTATCAAAAGAAGAGAGTGAGGGTCTCAATCTCATTAATCTTTGTGCATGACTGTGCTACCCAACTACCTAGGAAGATAACTCAAATTGAGCCATCACTTTGGGACTTATTGTAATGGGTGTTCAAAAGCATCAACCTTTATAAAAACACAATTGCATCCAGTCAAGAGATGGAAGGAAGAAAGATGTCATATGACAGTGTGTGACACACTTTATTCCTTCAGTCTTTTATAGCTTCAGAAGAATGAATCAATCTTGAACAGTGCCTCAGATTAGACCCACCAGCTTTTGCAAGAAATGTGTGCTGAGGTTATTAGGccttatatatatgtgtgtggtaCTTGAGAGGCCTAATCCGGTGTTTGAGGATGCTCACATACTCTACTCGGTTCCTTTGTTGTATCACATCTTTTAGAAGCTTTCATCCTCGGTGTTCTGATGAAACTTTGTGGCCCTTTTGAGTTGTACATTAGCATGACTCAAACTATATACACTTGCTAATACTTGGATCATATATTTAGGGTAGCACAGAACATtgttgcagagagagagagagagagagcgagagagaagtCCTTGATGCTGCTTGTTTAGTACATCTGTTCCACTTTCCACCACAGGATCAAGGTTGGGACTTGATTTAGCCTCCCTTGCAAGAAAAGAATAGTTGTACACTACCTCATGATAAATTCTCACGTTGCTCCAACCAAAAAGCAAGTAACTCAAATCTCCtaaaacaaaagagagagagagagagagtgagagaaaagAAGCGAGCGCAAAGCAGGTAGCAACAGCCATGCAGCTCTCTACAGCTGATCTACACTCTCAGCCACATGGACTCAGCCTACCTACAAAAGGAGATCAACCCAATGCTCCTTACTCCCTTTCGCTCCAAAATCCCTCAAGTATCACATCTCTTCCCTTTCCTTCCTCCTTAGAGttctcaagaagaagaagaagatattagAAGATGAGAGGAGGTTGTACAGTGCAACAAGCACTGACACCAGAAGCAGCAACAGTGGTGATGCAAGCAGTAAGCCTGGCGCAGCAGCGAGGGCATGCGCAGGTGACGCCGCTGCATGTGGCTAACATCATGCTCTCTTCCTCCACCGGCCTCCTGCGAGTGGCCTGCCTCCAGTCCCACTCCCATCCTCTCCGCTGCAAAGCCCTCGAGCTCTGCTTCAACGTCGCGCTCAACCGTCtccccacctcctcctcctcaggcTCGATTCTAAGCTCCTAcccacaccaccaccaccaccaccctgcCCTGTCCAATGCCCTGGTGGCTGCTTTTAAGAGAGCTCAGGCCCACCAGCGCCGGGGATCCGTCGAGATCCAGCAACAGCCGCTGCTCGTCGTCAAGATAGAGCTGCAGCAGCTCATCATCTCCATCTTAGACGACCCCAGCGTCAGCAGAGTCATGAGGGAGGCTGGCTTCTCAAGTACCCAAGTGAAGAGCAACGTGGAGCAAGCTATATCTGTAGAGAATAGTGTCCCAAGTTCTGGGCCTTACAAACCCCCCGGCAACGACTACGCTCTCTCACCATTAGCAAAGAAATCAAGGTCTTCCGATGAAGTGAGGAACGAGGAAGTCGACAGTGTCATGGAGTCCTTGGtgagagggaggaagaagagtgtTGTGATCGTAGGGGAGTGCAAGGCCACCTGTGAGTCTGTCGTCAGAAGGATAATGGAAAGAGTTGAGAACGGGGACGTGCCTGAGGCTTTGAGGGCTCTCCACTTCAGAAACCTCTCGCTGACTTCCTATGGGCAGCTATCAAGGGAAGAGGTCGAGGAGAGAATTAGAGAACTGAGGCGCCTCGTGAAGGGAAGAAGCACTGTTCTTTACTTGGGAGATTTGAAGTGTACAACCGACTTTAAGATTAGTCGTGGGGAGAAAGAAGGAAGCTCGTACTGCCCCTTGGAGCATGCGATCATGGAGCTTGGCAGGTTGGCCTCCAATGGCGTCGAGGGGGAGTGCGGTGGTGGGAGAACATGGCTTTTGGGGATTGCCACATACCAGACTTACATGACTTGCATCTCTGGGCTTCCTTCTTTGGGAACTCTCTGGGATGTCCAGCCTTTGTTTGTTCCTGGTGGTGGAAGCTTGGAGTTAAGCCTCAGCTTCGACAGGTAAAACTGTGATGGAACGATATATATGTTTGTGTTGTTATTTGATTTATTATTGGCTTATCAGATCTGCAAATAAGATAAGCTTAATCATGGAGAAAATGCAAGCACTTTGTAGTTGGTTTTGATCTCTCAAAGAGGTCACCATTTGATCTTTCAGTGGTGTAGAAAGGCAATCGAGGAGCAAGGAACTCGGAGTGGGACCTTGTTGGCAATTAGAAGAAG
Protein-coding regions in this window:
- the LOC135672852 gene encoding protein SMAX1-LIKE 3-like gives rise to the protein MRGGCTVQQALTPEAATVVMQAVSLAQQRGHAQVTPLHVANIMLSSSTGLLRVACLQSHSHPLRCKALELCFNVALNRLPTSSSSGSILSSYPHHHHHHPALSNALVAAFKRAQAHQRRGSVEIQQQPLLVVKIELQQLIISILDDPSVSRVMREAGFSSTQVKSNVEQAISVENSVPSSGPYKPPGNDYALSPLAKKSRSSDEVRNEEVDSVMESLVRGRKKSVVIVGECKATCESVVRRIMERVENGDVPEALRALHFRNLSLTSYGQLSREEVEERIRELRRLVKGRSTVLYLGDLKCTTDFKISRGEKEGSSYCPLEHAIMELGRLASNGVEGECGGGRTWLLGIATYQTYMTCISGLPSLGTLWDVQPLFVPGGGSLELSLSFDSGVERQSRSKELGVGPCWQLEEDRSRKKNAGNCADCCSTFQGPKDLVSGGHGTMASSLPSWLRRFEERGSTSSDSPDSLQLYGLSKKWNTMCNSVQKLHCHHPRKAQFLSWSSPSSSLHHTPQDWPVTGNNKDSSSEFHFWLPGNAHKDDEEQLLPSTSGKHYPTIDSMEVEYTSRFKELNAENLKTLCSALEEQVPWQKDIISDIASTILQCRSGMLRRKERLQSQGTKQETWLFFQGSDFEGKVKIAMEVGRLVFGSFTDFISIGPCTLSSRSDSEASRSYFERFGEAVRDNPHRVILMEDVEQADEHSREGIKDAIRRGRILSCSSEEEVSVSDAIIIFTSESHGSRSSACSPTDKPRLDELVEEGEDSKHTESFVLDLNLSATDDTEDWSSDGVRLSEIVDRTFLLKLPQSI